AATCCGGTATAAAAATTTTTCTAAACATCTGGATAGCGTACTGATCAGTCATGCCAGCGATATAATCGCACACAGCTCTTTTGAGTGAATATCTGTCAATTAAGTCTATATATTCAGGTGGCATCAATTCAGGTCGCTTTTCAAAGTAAAAAAAGAGTTCTCTGAGTAGATTTTTCGCCTTTTCTTCTTCCTTTTTGGGTTCTGACCCTACGTATATATTATTATACATATAATTCCATGACACATCCAATGCGTGTCTTATAGTCTCACTTACTATTATATCATCTTTGTCAATACTATTGTTTATAATATCAACAACTATGTTATTTATCCTTTCACTATGGGTTAAGCCCAATATGTGAGTGGTCTCCCAAGGTAAATCGTTGACATCTAGTATACCTGCTCTTATAGCATCGTCTATATCGTGGTTTATATAAGCTATCCTATCCGCCCACTGTATGATTTTGCCTTCAAGAGTAGCAGGAGTATTTTTTCTCGTGTGGTTTAATATCCCATCTCTTACCTCCCACGTCAGGTTTAGTCCTCCTTCTCGCTCTAGGATATCGACCACCCTAAGGCTTTGTTCATTGTG
The nucleotide sequence above comes from Caldanaerobius fijiensis DSM 17918. Encoded proteins:
- a CDS encoding deoxyguanosinetriphosphate triphosphohydrolase — its product is MNIRERTEEIESMILSPYAVLSSKTKGRLKDEPKCDIRTEFQRDRDRIIHSKAFRRLKHKTQVFISPLGDHYRTRLTHTLEVAQIARTIARGLRLNEDLTEAIALGHDLGHTPFGHAGEAVLNEIMPDGFRHNEQSLRVVDILEREGGLNLTWEVRDGILNHTRKNTPATLEGKIIQWADRIAYINHDIDDAIRAGILDVNDLPWETTHILGLTHSERINNIVVDIINNSIDKDDIIVSETIRHALDVSWNYMYNNIYVGSEPKKEEEKAKNLLRELFFYFEKRPELMPPEYIDLIDRYSLKRAVCDYIAGMTDQYAIQMFRKIFIPDSWKK